One window of the Klebsiella oxytoca genome contains the following:
- a CDS encoding LysR family transcriptional regulator has translation MLQDLQGIQAFVKIAEIGCFTRASHFLHTSQPALTRRIKKLEEQLGATLFERTTRNIKLTAVGREFLPKAKNLIDFYESSILSIKEMATHQSGVVTLSCLPTAAFYFLPSVIRDYNNHYPNIRIRILEHSASDCLEAVLNGDADFGINMINITHPNIDFSPLVNEPFVLACRRDHELAQKSLILWEDLANFRLIGVRRSSGNRSLIDQALETVNWKPNWFYEVRHLSTSLGMVEAGLGVAVVPSLAMPTDEHHILVSRPLVEPVIRRTLGLVLRRETTLSPAAEKFREMLLQLWSQDTNSPWIGKFTR, from the coding sequence ATGCTGCAGGACCTTCAGGGTATACAAGCTTTTGTTAAAATTGCAGAAATCGGATGCTTCACAAGAGCTTCACATTTTCTTCACACATCCCAGCCGGCCTTAACTCGTCGCATAAAAAAACTGGAAGAGCAGCTGGGAGCCACGCTGTTTGAACGAACGACCCGAAACATTAAGCTGACGGCCGTAGGCAGGGAATTTTTACCTAAGGCCAAGAATTTAATAGATTTTTATGAAAGTTCGATTCTGAGTATTAAAGAAATGGCAACCCATCAGAGCGGCGTTGTCACCTTGTCCTGTCTGCCCACCGCCGCATTCTATTTTCTCCCCTCGGTCATCAGGGACTATAACAATCACTATCCAAATATCCGTATCCGAATCCTCGAACACAGCGCCAGCGACTGCCTTGAGGCGGTACTAAACGGCGACGCAGATTTCGGCATAAATATGATAAACATCACACATCCTAATATTGATTTTTCACCGCTGGTCAACGAGCCATTCGTATTAGCCTGCCGACGAGACCACGAACTGGCGCAGAAATCACTGATCTTGTGGGAAGATTTGGCCAACTTCAGGCTGATTGGCGTAAGGCGTTCAAGCGGCAACCGCTCCTTGATAGATCAAGCGCTGGAGACGGTAAACTGGAAGCCAAATTGGTTTTATGAAGTCAGACATCTCTCGACATCGCTCGGTATGGTTGAGGCTGGCCTTGGCGTTGCGGTGGTCCCAAGCCTGGCAATGCCGACCGATGAGCATCACATTCTTGTCAGTCGCCCGCTGGTTGAGCCCGTTATTCGTCGCACGCTGGGACTCGTACTACGCAGAGAAACGACCCTGAGCCCTGCGGCGGAAAAGTTCAGAGAGATGCTGCTGCAGCTGTGGTCCCAGGACACAAACAGCCCGTGGATTGGCAAATTTACCCGTTAG
- a CDS encoding MalY/PatB family protein — protein MDFNRIIDRHHTGSLKWDFMTRYFGEGANELLPMWVSDFDFTCPPAVQTALIQRIEHGIFGYSERPQIYFDSLISWFSTRHQLAIKQQWICSIEGVVPGLSLLVQMLSRAGEGVVVQGPYYGSFAKIISLNDRRLLENPLSEEPEIGYRMDLAHLETLFRTERPPLMILCNPHNPTGRCWSAQELSELLALCEKYDVILISDEIWADLLLPGENFTSVLHLGERWHSRVISATSASKTFGLSTLRIANFLIPASALRDQFLRRLDAHGLDVFNALSIESSIAAWQNGAPWLDELLDYLAENRRWFIQQAAEYLPWARIIPAQGTYLLWIDCKRLALSDEQLKWVMVDVAGIAPSMGNSFGSAGSGFIRLNLGCPRVYLEKALEGLKRIAFTA, from the coding sequence ATGGACTTTAATAGAATTATTGATCGCCACCATACAGGTTCGCTGAAATGGGACTTTATGACGCGCTATTTTGGCGAAGGGGCGAATGAACTGTTGCCGATGTGGGTTTCTGACTTTGACTTTACCTGCCCGCCAGCGGTCCAGACGGCCTTAATTCAGCGCATTGAGCACGGTATTTTTGGTTACAGCGAACGGCCGCAAATTTACTTTGACTCCCTGATTTCATGGTTTTCAACCCGTCATCAGTTGGCGATCAAACAACAGTGGATATGCAGTATAGAAGGGGTAGTTCCGGGATTATCTCTGCTGGTGCAGATGCTCAGCCGCGCAGGTGAAGGCGTGGTGGTTCAGGGGCCATATTATGGCTCCTTTGCAAAAATCATCTCGCTCAACGACAGACGATTGCTGGAAAATCCATTATCTGAGGAGCCCGAAATCGGTTACCGCATGGATCTCGCCCATCTGGAAACGCTATTTCGTACCGAACGCCCGCCGCTAATGATTTTATGTAATCCGCATAATCCAACCGGCCGCTGTTGGTCTGCTCAGGAGCTCAGCGAGCTGCTTGCATTGTGCGAAAAGTATGATGTTATTTTAATTTCCGATGAAATCTGGGCCGATTTATTGCTGCCGGGAGAAAATTTCACCTCGGTTTTACATCTGGGAGAGCGCTGGCACTCACGCGTCATATCGGCCACCTCTGCCAGTAAAACCTTCGGTTTATCTACTTTACGTATTGCGAATTTTCTTATTCCGGCATCCGCGCTGCGCGACCAATTTTTACGCCGCCTCGATGCTCATGGGCTGGATGTTTTTAATGCTCTGTCAATCGAGTCGAGCATTGCGGCGTGGCAAAATGGCGCTCCCTGGCTGGATGAACTGCTTGATTACCTGGCGGAGAATCGACGTTGGTTTATTCAACAGGCTGCTGAATACCTCCCGTGGGCCAGGATTATCCCTGCCCAGGGAACGTATCTGTTATGGATAGATTGCAAACGGCTGGCGCTGAGTGATGAGCAGCTCAAATGGGTTATGGTTGACGTTGCTGGTATTGCGCCTTCAATGGGGAATAGCTTTGGTTCGGCCGGCAGCGGATTTATCCGCCTGAATCTGGGATGTCCCCGTGTATACCTTGAAAAAGCGCTGGAGGGATTGAAACGGATAGCTTTTACCGCTTAA
- a CDS encoding 4-oxalomesaconate tautomerase, protein MLKIPCVLMRGGTSKGPVILASDLPTKIEERDAVLLGLMGAGHELEIDGIGGGSPQTSKVAIVSPSDSPDADVDYLFVQVMVNERRVDTTPNCGNMLCAVGPFAIEKGLVKAQSPVTTVRIRNLNTGTLVDAEVQTPNFYVNYEGDTHIDGVPGYAAPIGLTFLNSAGCKTGKLLPTGNVTDVIDDVEVTCIDMAMPMVLIKAELMGKTGDESPAELDADRVFMDKLEAIRRKAGAKMGLGDVADKVIPKPVLLSKPGAGGTIRVRYFMPHTCHKSLAITGSIGISTATIIEGSVAYKIVADRPKAPYTNIINIEHPSGKISVSLLKEGNDIEKTRAAVIRTSRKLFEGTVCVPDYAFAEEL, encoded by the coding sequence ATGTTAAAGATTCCTTGTGTACTGATGCGTGGTGGTACTTCGAAAGGCCCGGTGATACTAGCCAGTGATTTACCGACGAAAATTGAGGAACGCGATGCCGTACTGCTGGGCCTGATGGGCGCGGGCCATGAACTTGAAATTGATGGTATTGGCGGCGGTAGTCCTCAAACCAGTAAGGTTGCTATCGTTAGCCCATCAGATAGTCCTGATGCTGATGTCGACTATTTGTTTGTGCAGGTAATGGTTAACGAGCGCCGTGTCGATACCACTCCTAACTGCGGTAATATGCTCTGCGCGGTAGGGCCCTTTGCGATTGAAAAAGGCCTTGTTAAGGCACAAAGCCCGGTGACGACCGTGCGTATCCGTAACCTGAATACCGGTACGCTGGTTGATGCCGAAGTACAAACGCCGAACTTTTATGTCAATTATGAAGGCGATACGCACATTGACGGTGTTCCCGGTTATGCCGCGCCGATTGGCCTGACCTTTCTCAACTCGGCGGGTTGTAAAACGGGGAAACTGCTGCCAACCGGTAACGTGACAGATGTGATTGATGACGTGGAAGTTACCTGCATCGATATGGCTATGCCGATGGTGCTGATTAAGGCGGAGCTGATGGGTAAAACAGGGGATGAATCACCGGCGGAGCTGGATGCGGACAGAGTATTCATGGATAAACTGGAAGCCATCCGGCGTAAGGCCGGGGCGAAAATGGGGCTGGGAGACGTTGCCGATAAAGTTATTCCTAAACCGGTGCTGCTGAGCAAACCCGGCGCAGGAGGAACCATCAGAGTCCGCTATTTTATGCCTCATACCTGTCATAAATCGCTGGCGATTACCGGCTCTATCGGTATATCAACCGCAACGATAATTGAAGGATCGGTTGCTTATAAAATTGTGGCCGATCGGCCTAAGGCTCCTTATACCAATATTATTAATATTGAACATCCAAGCGGAAAAATTTCGGTATCTTTGCTCAAAGAGGGGAATGATATTGAGAAAACACGCGCCGCGGTAATTAGAACTTCCCGAAAACTATTCGAAGGTACCGTATGTGTCCCGGATTATGCTTTTGCGGAGGAATTATAA
- the nhaC gene encoding Na+/H+ antiporter NhaC, whose translation MNASQNQKKTLSFALATIPILAMLLLLIIGYGIMGLRIEPLLLCSAAIAAGLAWWQGFTWEDIISSVVDKLAKAMPVIMILICVGALIGTWMFSGTIPYMVYWGLKLISPEYILIAAFFLTSVVSVCTGTSWGSAGTVGVALMGVAAGLDVSLAAAAGAVVSGAYFGDKISPLSDSTNFAAIVADTTLFEHIQHLLWTTIPSFLLAAVVYLIAGHSTMLGEVATPQRVTDIVNALESLYHFNIVLILPPVIVLWGAIRKKPVIPLMLSACVLALVLGVVMQGLSVKQGLDAFIDGFNISMFPQGGEGIIADVPRLLNRGGMFSMMGTILLVFCAFSFAGALTLTGALSIIINRLLTVIHSVGQLIAATIGTTILVTGATSDGKLALLVPAELFKDAYRRMGLDTKNLSRTIEDAGTVIEPLLPWTSAGVYMATTLGVSTLDLLPWAVQCYAAIFFALFFGFTGIGIAKTSPAAGKENNLTATE comes from the coding sequence ATGAATGCCTCTCAAAATCAGAAAAAAACACTCTCATTTGCTCTGGCTACCATCCCTATTCTGGCGATGCTGCTGCTGTTAATTATTGGCTACGGCATCATGGGGTTGCGTATTGAACCGTTGTTACTCTGTTCGGCAGCCATTGCCGCTGGACTAGCCTGGTGGCAGGGTTTTACGTGGGAAGACATCATTAGCTCGGTAGTGGATAAACTTGCTAAAGCGATGCCGGTTATTATGATTCTTATCTGCGTCGGGGCATTAATAGGGACGTGGATGTTCAGCGGCACTATTCCTTATATGGTGTACTGGGGGCTAAAATTAATCAGCCCTGAGTACATTCTTATCGCCGCCTTCTTTTTAACCAGCGTGGTTTCGGTATGTACCGGTACTTCGTGGGGATCGGCGGGAACCGTTGGCGTTGCGCTGATGGGGGTGGCCGCCGGGCTGGACGTATCCCTGGCGGCGGCGGCCGGAGCGGTGGTTTCCGGCGCTTACTTCGGCGATAAAATTTCGCCGCTGTCAGACTCGACCAACTTCGCTGCCATTGTCGCAGATACCACGCTCTTCGAGCATATTCAGCACTTATTATGGACGACGATCCCCAGCTTTCTGCTTGCCGCAGTGGTTTATCTTATTGCCGGTCACAGTACTATGCTGGGCGAGGTGGCTACGCCGCAGCGGGTCACCGATATTGTGAACGCGCTGGAGTCGCTGTACCACTTTAATATCGTACTGATTTTGCCGCCCGTTATCGTTCTGTGGGGCGCGATTCGCAAAAAACCGGTGATTCCTTTAATGCTCAGCGCTTGCGTATTAGCGCTGGTTCTCGGCGTGGTTATGCAGGGGCTCAGCGTCAAGCAGGGTCTGGATGCTTTTATTGATGGTTTTAACATCAGTATGTTCCCACAAGGAGGGGAAGGCATTATTGCTGATGTTCCACGCCTGCTTAACCGTGGCGGCATGTTTTCCATGATGGGCACCATTCTTCTGGTATTTTGCGCGTTCTCTTTTGCCGGGGCATTAACGTTAACCGGGGCGCTCAGCATTATTATCAACCGCCTGCTGACGGTCATTCACAGCGTCGGCCAGTTAATTGCCGCGACAATTGGCACCACCATCCTTGTTACCGGCGCAACCAGCGACGGTAAACTGGCTCTGCTGGTACCGGCTGAATTGTTTAAAGATGCCTATCGTCGCATGGGGCTGGATACTAAAAATCTATCACGAACTATTGAAGACGCGGGCACCGTTATTGAGCCCTTATTACCCTGGACCTCTGCCGGGGTATATATGGCAACGACGCTGGGAGTGAGTACGCTGGATTTACTGCCGTGGGCGGTTCAATGTTATGCGGCTATCTTCTTTGCCTTATTTTTTGGTTTTACCGGAATTGGCATTGCGAAAACATCCCCGGCGGCAGGAAAAGAAAACAATTTAACGGCCACAGAATAG